The genomic window ACCTGCGACCAACAAGCAACCGATCAGATCCCTCGATAACCAGCGGCGACATTAGTAGCCAGACGTTCCCTAAAGGCAGCTAAAAACTGACCTCGCACACTTCCTTCTCTGGGATGCCCCGCAGAATGGCGTAAAACTCCAGATGTTCTCGACCAGTCAGCAGATCACTGATGGCGTCAAACTGCGGACAGTAGCCCATATTCTGATGCACTTCATCGATCTCCGTCAGCACGCTGCAGTAAACAAGCCAAGAGTTTGGTACTGTTATTAAAAGGGTCATGACACACTCATGTTATGTAAGGGCACACAATGTGAGCATTGTTTTTTAGGGTTGCACTAACATACCAATGACGTATAAGTCACAAAAACCCCTGTGTTTAAAGCATTACTGTTTTAATTTGTGTACCTCTTTCCTGCCAAGTAGGCCTCTCCGCTAGTGACAACAGAATCTCCTGTCAGCATTTTGAAGGTGCTTGTCTTTCCAGCTCCGTTCACGCCGAGCAGCCCAAAACACTGACGAAAGAACATGATATTATCAAAACCATAATCAGCATCTGTTTATTCAGATCATGTACAAGACCAGGCtaaactaaacaaatgaaacaaataaactgATCTCACCTCTCCCGGTGGGATGCCCACACACAGTCTGTCTACAGCTGGCTTCTGCTTTCGCTTATAAACCTGCAGAATAAgacatattattatataaataattattataacagaacaacaacactgaaatatatatatgtacacgcacacacacacacacacacacacacacacaattacaaatgtatctattaataaatatgaattgtgtatatagtttattattgtttatggtttatttatttaacatatacaTATCATAAACTGTATGTGTATGGATTCTGCTataacaagtatatatatatatatatagatagatagatacagtaggTATTTTTGACCACAGACCTTGGTGAGCTGTTTGAGCTCCAAGATATCAGTGTGTCCTCCTCCGCTTAAgatcctctgtctctctctggccACATCCTCGTCCTCCTCTCCGATCGCTGTCAGCTTAGTGCTGAACGGCCTAGTTTTACCAAAACAGATCATTTATTACatgcattaaaaacactttttactcGAATTTAAAAAGGTTTTGCACTGTGAGGCATGAACGTATCATCACCTGGCCTTGATGCAGAAACGGTACTGGATAAGGACGGTGATGCAGAAGAATATCGCACCCTCTAAGGCCATGGCAAAGAGATTCTTGCCCACCATGTCCCACGCCAGAGGAGAGCGGAATCGGTTCTCACCTGAACAACATTCAGAAACAACAAGTCAGACCCAGAGACCATgcataaatgatttaaatggcTGACTTAAAGACATAATAGTTTAACAAGCATAAAAATACACAGAACACTTAAATAtgggttaaatattttttaaatatatcaatagTTTTCAATCAGAATTGAATTAGAATGTAcatcactaggttttggaaacaACCAAGGTCTACCGACTAAATTTTGCTTCACTCGGACCTGAAGTGGAAATTCTAAATGAACATTCTAAAAAGAACATTTCAATACAAAAGTTGTATTTGTGAGAATGGTACACACCAAATCTCTCCAGAGCTTCAGCCATAGCTTGGTTCTTCACCATGTCAATGAGTCCTCTGCCCAGACAGAAGTGAGGGAAGATCAGGAACACGTTCTTCAAGATGTCGTTGATGCCACCAATCTCCTGGAAAACAGTGAGGAGAAACAGCCACAGTTCATTTAGGGGTTGTTTTGAGTTagattacattattaataatcaaGCACAGCTGTGAAACATGAACTTACGTTGCTGCCGAAAAGCTCCAGGACAAATGTGGACACGCTACCATTTATTCCAATGAGGATGTTCACGCTGGTCAAAACCACATACGCTGTACTGGGAATCTTAAAGAAGAATGATGCTGGGTACATCAGGGGTGTTATGGACCACCTAGATGGacacaaacaaatgcacattCATATTAGTGACATATTTTTGGAGATATCATACAAGTAGTCTATCAAAATCTGCTAAAGATTGGGGTCGGTTcgatttatttatgttttcatatGAAGCCTACTAAGCTTGGCAAGGCTGCATCAAAAACagagtaaaaaaagtaaatattgcaAAATAGTGTTACtgcttaaaaaaactgttttctattgtaatataagttcaaatgtaatttattcctgtgatgcaaatctgaattttctgaaagtgttacatgatccatctattatgctgatttgctgctgaagaaacattgattattaaaaaataaataaattgggaaaccatgctacttttttttcaggattttaatgtttagaaagttcaaaggacaattttttgtaacattataaatggctttTCTGACACGTGTGATCAATCcaatgcaaccttgctgaataaaagtaatcatTTCTTCAAAGAAATAGAAAGAAAGCTTTCAAAGAAACCTTACtgacacaaacttttgaaaagtagtacCACATATTAAGGACCACAAGACAGATTTTTTGCCTCTTACCCATAGAGCAACAGCAGGAGGGCGAGAACAGGAAGATTGGTGGAGGACACGTAGGCCTCTTGCTGGAAACAGACGAAGATGATGATGACCAGGGTCGCTGGGACAATGTAGTTGCACTGAAGGAAAAACATGCATTCAGTCAAACAGCATTggaacagatactaacacatttAGAGTAAGAACATTTGACTTGATCCTCACCATGTCCCACACAAAGTTGGCCAGCCAGTAGAGTAAGGGCTGCACTCCACTGATGAACTGCATGTGTTTGGCTTTATTCACTCTCTCCTGGATGAGGAACACCACAAAGCTGGCCGGGACAAAGGACATGGCGAAGATGACGCAGATGGACACCAGCACGTCGACTGAGGTCGTCATTCTGGGAAGCAgatggggtcaaaggtcagagatATCAAGACTGTGTGAGTAAATGTAGTGGAGTATGATCCGCGCTCCGGGTTACTTACAGTGCCACCTGTGAGAGCTGCTCTTTGGTGAGGTTGAGCGGATGGTTGAACGCTTTGATGCCGAATTTGGACCGATCCAGGCCGGGGGGCACATTAGCACGCAGGACGGCATTGTTCATGACATTGAGGAACCCTCCGATACTGTGCCAGCCCTTATTATTGAACCAGATCTGCAACAGGACACAGTCATGTCACTCttctttcttattttatattaatatttgtatatttttataaatacaaagatatttaaaatatatatattatacatgtatttatttatttatttatttattttatgtagtaGTAGtcctttattatatataatgcaaatataaatacacatgcatatacaACTTACACTAACAGTTATTTATATAATGGCATCTTAAGTTTAGCTAATTTTATAATGGACAATAACTAAATCTGTGCATAAAAAGTAAATCTGCCAGTAAATCTATTGATGGATTAATTGCTCTAAGATATGTTTACAGAATCAAGCACTTGTAAGTCTTGTAAAGTCTTTATTTCACAACTCGTATAAAGCTTTCATCATGACTGTGACAAACATGACATGCACTGTATGTCTGTATGGTCAGCCAAATACATCCAGTCAGAATGCAGTGTACTCACCTTCACGTTGTTCTTGGTATCGAGACCCCGGATAAAAATCGACAGGCTGGCCAGAAAGCGGTCAGCTGCGGTTCCCTGCGGGTTGCAAAATTAAAAACGGGGTTTAAGGCCAGTAAATCTCAAACATTTGACCGGTAAATCTTAAACATCAAGTCATAAACGTAATGCAGGTGACATACCGCTTGAAGACTGAAGCGTTTACgaatgtgagagatggcatcggTGATCTCATCACCAGGGGGGAGGGCCTGTGAACTTCTCGCACCCAATGAGAATCCACCATACCTGTAAAACAGCCAATGAGAAAGAGATGTGAGGCCCAGCTCATCCAATGGATTATTATTACTTTCTTCATCATAACAGATCTGAACTGATAGGTATACCTGAATTCGTTGACCCAGAGCTTGTTCTTCAAGctgaacacacaaaacaacacaacacacagtTAAAGTGCTGTCAtgagaattaaaaagaaaaaaggattaaCAAGCAAGCCTTTATTTCTGGATTGGCGTGACTCACCTTTTCCCAATAATCTGTGCATAGGTTTTGACCAAGTAGTCTGAAATGTTTTTGCCTGTCAGATTCTGCAAGGTTTCATTAACGGTGACTTTGatcttaggaaaataaaaagagaagTTCAGTGAACACAATGTCGTGCTGTCGTTGAAACATAATAATGTGATATGAAATAATGCTGTTATCGAAGTACAATATTTGGTGAATATGTTTACCTGAGGAGGTGGCAGACCACCTGCTCCTGGAGGACACTCCGGAAGCATCTTTTTCCTTTCTTCACAACTGCACTCACACACAGGCGATGGGTTTTCCATACTCCAGTTCCCTTTTAGGAATATGTCCCGAACGCTCTCAGGAACCTCTGGAACCATCCACTCTCCATCTTTAACCGCGCATGATTTGctactgctcacacacacacaaaatatatatatcaatcttCCAAATTTTTAACATCTTATTGGATCCTCAAATACATGGAACCCTGTTTCCACCACAAATAAATAAGCAATTGCAACATTTTATGttgcaattcagaattttttgcataatatataaaaattgcgATTGCAAGTTATAGGGTtagaattgtgggatataaacttCGAATTGCgaaagtttatatcttgcaactctttttttttcttttttcttgcaatgctgacttcttttctcagaattgtgagatatcaaTTGAGAGTTTTAAAATCCAATATTTTCTTAAAcatgtgagtttatatctcacaattcaaaatTTATAACTCACAACTGCAGTTAtgacttctctttttttctcagaattgtgtctttatatcaagcaattctaataaatattttgaaattctgagataaaaagtcataatcgCAAGTCACAagtacttttttttctcattcagtggcggaaacaagcttccataaaaaTCTATATCGATAACCTCTgtacataaattattaatatttagaatttacaACAGAGCAATCTGTGAAAAAGCTTTGAGGACTTACCCAGTGTTTTGCTCATCTTTGCATTGTTCGCTGTAAGCCGGATTGTCCATCAGAGCTTCGAGTAActtgtttgtgtgtctgtcttcAGGCGCATCATTGCTGTAGTGAAAAACCAATCATTAGACTCTCAAAGAATCATGGGAATGAAAGCGCAGGCTCAGGTGGGTGGAGGGTAGCGTGTACCTGACGAAGGAGAACTGCTCCCCATACATGCTGGGCTCCAGAGCGAGACTGGGATACTTTCCGAATGGAGGGACAATGAGACTGAACCCCAGAGCGATGCACACGAACACAGCGGGAAGCACAATCtggaaatgtacattttcaaGGACATTACATTTAAGGAACTGCAAACATAGAAATGCTCTGTATAATATAATGGGAAGACCATACCTGAGCAAAGAAACCTTTCCGGGAGCGTCGGGCGTACAGGAAGCGTTTCCAGAGCAGAGCTACAAACTGCTGTCTCTTCAGACTCCAGCCCTTCACCTGGTACGAGCCTTTCCCATCAGCGCCGCCCAGCCAGTCCGTCTCACGAGATTCTGCAGGGGCACATGTCACCAAATATGAGAAActagtaaaacattaaaatatttactataatagaagatttaaaatactaaaataacacagactcaaaaaaaaaaaatctgaatgcacTGACATTAAAACTTCAACACATGAGATGATGGTTCAGATTTCAGAATATATCTATAGTAAGTGGGATGGATGAAGGATGTGTAAAGTAACTACCTGGATCACCTTCAGAGTCATTGAGGTCAAAGTCGTCTTCAGTGAAAGGCTTCAGGCAGCTCTGATGGTCACCGAAAGCATGTCTGCGGTTCCTGCGTGCGGGTATAATCCCATCTGATCCACGACAAAACCAGAGTAAGACACCACTGCTAAATGTTTACAGGAAACACTGACAGATGTGTTCGGTTTTACCTGATATCTCCACATCAACACCATTGTCCTCTGCCaccttgaggaaaatctgctcaAAACAATCAGAAGCACAAACCAGTTATATTGACGTTCTAGAACGAAATCAGCTGAATTCAGATGATTTCAATGATATATGTTACCTCCTCCAGGGTTGTGTCAGAGATGCCGTAGCTAGAAATGCCGAGGTCAGTGAGGCGGTCGTCGATCTCATGGAAGAGCTCCACAAACGCTCCGTCTTTGGCCGACTCGTAAGGCAGAACGTAAGTGATCTCGTGCCCGAGGTCTTCAACCAGTCTGGCTGTAGGAACGTGCTTGAAAATCACATTGGAGATCAGGGAGACATCTGGAACATGGAAAGAGTCGAGAAAACATTCAAAACGTGTGTATGACTAGAGCTCTGCTCCAAAACAAATGGGCTTGGAATAATATGGAGGTGAGCAAagaatcatttttgggtgaagtttATCTACtagttttaagtttatttattttaaactagtttaaagttTATTAACTCTACATAcatgtcagtgttattttagtattatttatatatatatatatatatatatatatatatatatatatatatatatatatatatatatatatatatatatttaaattggactttttacatttttctttttatttttagattcattttcaaatgtacttttatcatttttaatagttttttattttattttagattttttattagttaatttaattaacttaattaaatatttataattattataatttatttagttttaaatacatttgatttcttttagttggtaattttagtgcttcagctTAATCTCATTTCCGTTAGTTgccaacatttcaaacatttctaaCATTCCTCATCGCATTATTtctgatatttatttttccatgtaatATTTGGTCttaatttatctttatttcattttagttttagtattagttttaattttagtaagcCCAGCGAttcaacttaaacttatttcagttagtttcccATGAACATTACTCATTTTTGCTTTCAGTTTAACATttcgttttaatttattatttcacttttaatCTTTGtccagattttatttatttgagttaaTCATTTTAGTGATTCAACTGGTTGGTTAAAGTCTCCACCTAACATCTATActaattttacattatattagtccagctttattttaattaagaaaatagTTCATAGCTAACGATAATAACCCAGCTATCTACCTATGGTGGCGGTTTCGCTTTCATGGTCGCTGCCCAATCCAGCATCAGAACTGCTCTCGGATACACTGTCCTCCTGCAGAGACAATGGAAATTACTAAATATGGCAGCAAGAAAACATAAGACTGAGTCAGTAATATCAATATAGAGATTACCATTCCCTTATAGGCACTATTAAACTTTAGTACCTTCTTGAGACTTCCTTTGGAGTAGGAGACGGTGCTGCTGGAGGTGCGGCAGGAGCTGGCCGAGAGATCGAAGTCCTTCTTCACCAGCGTCAGGTAGTATCCCGTCCCCAGCTGGGTCTTGAGGAACAGAGAGGAGCCCACACAGCACAGCTTCCCGTGGGAGATGATAGCAATGCGATCGCCCAGGATATCAGCTTCATCCATGTGGTGGGTGGAGAGGATGATGGTGCGTCCTGAAGGTAAAACCATACGGTTTAATAATCGTTTCAGGAAGACCGACGCGACGGTGTGCGCTAAAACAGAGTCTGCTTACCCTGACGATACTTCAGCAGTAGGTCCCAGATTCCCCGGCGAGCGTAAGGATCGACTCCAGCTGTGGGCTCATCCAGGATCACGACCTTTGACCCTCCAACAAACGCCAGCGCTACTGATAACTTCCTCTGCATTCCTCCTGTAAGGATCATAGAGACGGTTTCATTCTAGTCATTTCATAccacaatatagttatttttgctggaAAATCTGCAAAAAAATGGTTCATAGACTACTGTGCAAAaaataaggatgcattaaattgatcaagagtaacagtaaaggcatttgtaatttaacaaaaagaattatttttgaattaaatgcagttttttcaactttctattcatcaaagaatcctgaagaaatgAACCGCAGAGATATTtatcagcacagctgttttcatctATAATACTCAGAAATGTCTCAGcttattagactgatttctgaaggatcgtgtgacactgaagactggaggaatgtaaactgtcatttaaaattgtaataatatttcatacctGAGAGCTGGCTGGTTCGAGATTTGCGTTTATGAGGCAGGCCGAGGTCCATCACGATCTGCTCCATCTCTGATTTCACCTTCTCCTCAGACAAACCCTTCAGACGTGCGTAAAACCAGATGTGCTCCTCCACGGTGAGCCTAGAGTACACGGACGAGGACATTAGATTCAGAGCATACGCAAAAAACTGAGCTTGTGAAATCTGATTCTGGTGGAAGCGTACATGCTAAACAGGACGTTGTGCTGCGGACACATGCCCAGGTTTTGACGAATAGTGTTCAGATTGGTGCGGATGTCTTTGCCCTGGATGTAAGCGGTGCCCGAGGTGGGAGGAAACAGGCCAGTGAGGATAGACCTAAGAAAGCCAGAAATATTGAGCTTATCTTATTACATTATCACAGTGTTAACATCAGATATAAAAAGACCTGCGTTGTCTTACATGGTTGTGGTTTTCCCAGCACCGTTGTGCCCCAGGAAGGAGGTGATCTGACCCTCATAAAAACCCAGCGTCAAATCGTCCACCGCTAGTTTGCCGTTGCTGTAAACCTTCACCAGGTTCTCGATGTAAACACCTGGTTCCAGATGGGCTGGTTCTTCTTCAATgcatacagctaaaaaaaaaaatcattcaaagtcTTTACACTGTCCAGTAGcgtaaaaaatagcttttttaggAAATTACGTTTTGCATGGTCAATACAGTatgctttaaagctgcagtaggtaacttttgtaaaaatatattttttacatatttgttaaacctgtcattatgtcctgacagtagaatatgagacagataatctgtgaaaaaatcaagctcctctggctcctcccagtgtcctattgccatttgcagaaatccatcgctcccggtaaaaaaccaccaatcagagctgtggtccgtaactttgtttgtgttcaaaatgtgttcaaaatgtatataataagcgagtacaccatgaatccattttccaaaccgtgtttttagcttgtcctgaatcactagggtgcacctataataagtgtttatattcggactattttagattgcttcgggggtaccgcggcggattaacccagtacctttgtgattcttcatagacataaacagagagaagtagttccggctacgatgttcttccgcaagacgcaagcagttctgtttattaaccgctagagcatcaaaagttacctaccgcagctttaatgtaataaatatattaaattatctaaatgctctttttggttttgtttcttaGACGTTGCATACCTTCagcattttctttcttgttgGTCGGCATTGATGAAATCCCCCCACATTTCTCTCCGCACCAGTATGACTTGGTGAAAGGGAAATACCAGGGTCGTGGGATGCCATATTGACCTGTGAGAAGTTTTTACACCATGAGAAACTTCCCAAAGCCTTGGCAATTACACCTTTTCAAAAGCCACTTACCTGGAAACACAGCTTCAATGTACCAGGTCATGAGGGCGTACAGTACAGAATCGAAGAGCATGAGCGAGATGGATGTGGTGAGACT from Carassius auratus strain Wakin chromosome 1, ASM336829v1, whole genome shotgun sequence includes these protein-coding regions:
- the abca1a gene encoding phospholipid-transporting ATPase ABCA1a isoform X4 is translated as MAVSTQLGLLLWKNFTSRRRQTVQLLIEIIWPLFIFFILISVRFHYPPHEQHECHFPNKAMPSAGTLPWVQGIICNANNPCFRYPTPGETPGVVGNFNDSIISRLFIDAKKILLYSQHDKSFEGFKVLVRALRKLQRNTEGFKLKDFLHDNETLSAFLEKNATLPKHAVRQIVEANVNLEKVLINGFGVHLRDLCNTTSLEDFVTIADKDVSQLTQNIICQSSAEWLNNAESHFLSNLDFLKPIRKDVKSDPKIIQDVSIATDSLLESLGALAVELVSMKSWRDMRNEIQYLTGNSTQSPKHMYQAVSRIVCGHPEGGGLKIKSLNWYEDNNYKALFGNYGNDSDSEPVSVYDNSSTPYCNSMMKGLESSPISRMIWRALKPLLMGKILYTPDTPATQRIIQEVNKTFQEFGVLRDLGGMWEEMRPKIWDFMENSEEMDLVRTLLQNNASARFFNAKLSGTDWRVEDVSSFLSKSPEDTRPHGSAYTWREVFNETDQAIQTISRFMECVNLDKLEPVANEERLVNKSMRLLDDRKFWAGIVFPDMQANTSDLPPNVNYKIRMDIDNVERTNKIKDGYWDPGPRADPFEDLRYIWGGFSYLQDVIEHGIIRALTGSKEKTGVYIQQMPYPCYVDDIFLRVMSRSMPLFMTLAWMYSVAIIIKGVVYEKEARLKETMRIMGLDNGTLWLSWFISSLIPLLISAALLVLILKMGNLLPYSDPGVVYLFLASFAVVTIMQCFLISTLFSRANLAAACGGIIYFTLYLPYVLCVAWQDYIGFGAKVVVSLLSPVAFGFGCEYFALFEEQGVGIQWSNLLSSPMQEDSYSLTTSISLMLFDSVLYALMTWYIEAVFPGQYGIPRPWYFPFTKSYWCGEKCGGISSMPTNKKENAEAVCIEEEPAHLEPGVYIENLVKVYSNGKLAVDDLTLGFYEGQITSFLGHNGAGKTTTMSILTGLFPPTSGTAYIQGKDIRTNLNTIRQNLGMCPQHNVLFSMLTVEEHIWFYARLKGLSEEKVKSEMEQIVMDLGLPHKRKSRTSQLSGGMQRKLSVALAFVGGSKVVILDEPTAGVDPYARRGIWDLLLKYRQGRTIILSTHHMDEADILGDRIAIISHGKLCCVGSSLFLKTQLGTGYYLTLVKKDFDLSASSCRTSSSTVSYSKGSLKKEDSVSESSSDAGLGSDHESETATIDVSLISNVIFKHVPTARLVEDLGHEITYVLPYESAKDGAFVELFHEIDDRLTDLGISSYGISDTTLEEIFLKVAEDNGVDVEISDGIIPARRNRRHAFGDHQSCLKPFTEDDFDLNDSEESRETDWLGGADGKGSYQVKGWSLKRQQFVALLWKRFLYARRSRKGFFAQIVLPAVFVCIALGFSLIVPPFGKYPSLALEPSMYGEQFSFVSNDAPEDRHTNKLLEALMDNPAYSEQCKDEQNTGSKSCAVKDGEWMVPEVPESVRDIFLKGNWSMENPSPVCECSCEERKKMLPECPPGAGGLPPPQIKVTVNETLQNLTGKNISDYLVKTYAQIIGKSLKNKLWVNEFRYGGFSLGARSSQALPPGDEITDAISHIRKRFSLQAGTAADRFLASLSIFIRGLDTKNNVKIWFNNKGWHSIGGFLNVMNNAVLRANVPPGLDRSKFGIKAFNHPLNLTKEQLSQVALMTTSVDVLVSICVIFAMSFVPASFVVFLIQERVNKAKHMQFISGVQPLLYWLANFVWDMCNYIVPATLVIIIFVCFQQEAYVSSTNLPVLALLLLLYGWSITPLMYPASFFFKIPSTAYVVLTSVNILIGINGSVSTFVLELFGSNEIGGINDILKNVFLIFPHFCLGRGLIDMVKNQAMAEALERFGENRFRSPLAWDMVGKNLFAMALEGAIFFCITVLIQYRFCIKARPFSTKLTAIGEEDEDVARERQRILSGGGHTDILELKQLTKVYKRKQKPAVDRLCVGIPPGECFGLLGVNGAGKTSTFKMLTGDSVVTSGEAYLAGKSVLTEIDEVHQNMGYCPQFDAISDLLTGREHLEFYAILRGIPEKEVCEVADWGIRKLGLMKYVDKAAGSYSGGNMRKLSTAMALIGGPPVVFLDEPTTGMDPKARRALWNCILSIIKEGRSVVLTSHSMEECEALCTRMAIMVNGRFRCLGSVQHLKNKFGDGYTIILRVAGADPQLEPVMEFIEKELPGSTLKEKHRNMLQYQLPSSLTSLARIFNILSKNKEQLHIEDYSISQTTLDQVFFNFAKDQSDEDHLKDIAINKNDAVVDISHLNTFLVDEKAKETVV
- the abca1a gene encoding phospholipid-transporting ATPase ABCA1a isoform X3 codes for the protein MAVSTQLGLLLWKNFTSRRRQTVQLLIEIIWPLFIFFILISVRFHYPPHEQHECHFPNKAMPSAGTLPWVQGIICNANNPCFRYPTPGETPGVVGNFNDSIISRLFIDAKKILLYSQHDKSFEGFKVLVRALRKLQRNTEGFKLKDFLHDNETLSAFLEKNATLPKHAVRQIVEANVNLEKVLINGFGVHLRDLCNTTSLEDFVTIADKDVSQLTQNIICQSSAEWLNNAESHFLSNLDFLKPIRKDVKSDPKIIQDVSIATDSLLESLGALAVELVSMKSWRDMRNEIQYLTGNSTQSPKHMYQAVSRIVCGHPEGGGLKIKSLNWYEDNNYKALFGNYGNDSDSEPVSVYDNSSTPYCNSMMKGLESSPISRMIWRALKPLLMGKILYTPDTPATQRIIQEVNKTFQEFGVLRDLGGMWEEMRPKIWDFMENSEEMDLVRTLLQNNASARFFNAKLSGTDWRVEDVSSFLSKSPEDTRPHGSAYTWREVFNETDQAIQTISRFMECVNLDKLEPVANEERLVNKSMRLLDDRKFWAGIVFPDMQANTSDLPPNVNYKIRMDIDNVERTNKIKDGYWDPGPRADPFEDLRYIWGGFSYLQDVIEHGIIRALTGSKEKTGVYIQQMPYPCYVDDIFLRVMSRSMPLFMTLAWMYSVAIIIKGVVYEKEARLKETMRIMGLDNGTLWLSWFISSLIPLLISAALLVLILKMGNLLPYSDPGVVYLFLASFAVVTIMQCFLISTLFSRANLAAACGGIIYFTLYLPYVLCVAWQDYIGFGAKVVVSLLSPVAFGFGCEYFALFEEQGVGIQWSNLLSSPMQEDSYSLTTSISLMLFDSVLYALMTWYIEAVFPGQYGIPRPWYFPFTKSYWCGEKCGGISSMPTNKKENAEAVCIEEEPAHLEPGVYIENLVKVYSNGKLAVDDLTLGFYEGQITSFLGHNGAGKTTTMSILTGLFPPTSGTAYIQGKDIRTNLNTIRQNLGMCPQHNVLFSMLTVEEHIWFYARLKGLSEEKVKSEMEQIVMDLGLPHKRKSRTSQLSGGMQRKLSVALAFVGGSKVVILDEPTAGVDPYARRGIWDLLLKYRQGRTIILSTHHMDEADILGDRIAIISHGKLCCVGSSLFLKTQLGTGYYLTLVKKDFDLSASSCRTSSSTVSYSKGSLKKEDSVSESSSDAGLGSDHESETATIDVSLISNVIFKHVPTARLVEDLGHEITYVLPYESAKDGAFVELFHEIDDRLTDLGISSYGISDTTLEEIFLKVAEDNGVDVEISDGIIPARRNRRHAFGDHQSCLKPFTEDDFDLNDSEESRETDWLGGADGKGSYQVKGWSLKRQQFVALLWKRFLYARRSRKGFFAQIVLPAVFVCIALGFSLIVPPFGKYPSLALEPSMYGEQFSFVSNDAPEDRHTNKLLEALMDNPAYSEQCKDEQNTGSSKSCAVKDGEWMVPEVPESVRDIFLKGNWSMENPSPVCECSCEERKKMLPECPPGAGGLPPPQIKVTVNETLQNLTGKNISDYLVKTYAQIIGKSLKNKLWVNEFRYGGFSLGARSSQALPPGDEITDAISHIRKRFSLQAGTAADRFLASLSIFIRGLDTKNNVKIWFNNKGWHSIGGFLNVMNNAVLRANVPPGLDRSKFGIKAFNHPLNLTKEQLSQVALMTTSVDVLVSICVIFAMSFVPASFVVFLIQERVNKAKHMQFISGVQPLLYWLANFVWDMCNYIVPATLVIIIFVCFQQEAYVSSTNLPVLALLLLLYGWSITPLMYPASFFFKIPSTAYVVLTSVNILIGINGSVSTFVLELFGSNEIGGINDILKNVFLIFPHFCLGRGLIDMVKNQAMAEALERFGENRFRSPLAWDMVGKNLFAMALEGAIFFCITVLIQYRFCIKARPFSTKLTAIGEEDEDVARERQRILSGGGHTDILELKQLTKVYKRKQKPAVDRLCVGIPPGECFGLLGVNGAGKTSTFKMLTGDSVVTSGEAYLAGKSVLTEIDEVHQNMGYCPQFDAISDLLTGREHLEFYAILRGIPEKEVCEVADWGIRKLGLMKYVDKAAGSYSGGNMRKLSTAMALIGGPPVVFLDEPTTGMDPKARRALWNCILSIIKEGRSVVLTSHSMEECEALCTRMAIMVNGRFRCLGSVQHLKNKFGDGYTIILRVAGADPQLEPVMEFIEKELPGSTLKEKHRNMLQYQLPSSLTSLARIFNILSKNKEQLHIEDYSISQTTLDQVFFNFAKDQSDEDHLKDIAINKNDAVVDISHLNTFLVDEKAKETVV